DNA from Flavobacteriales bacterium:
CCACGGTGCTCACCGAGGCCGGCTACGTGGGGGAGGATGTGGAGAGCATCCTCAGCCGGCTGCTCCAGGCCGCCGACTACGACGTGAGCAAGGCCGAGCGGGGCATCGTCTTCATCGACGAGATCGACAAGATCAGCCGAAAGAGCGACACCCCGAGCATCACGCGCGACGTGAGCGGCGAGGGCGTGCAGCAGGCGCTGCTGAAGCTGCTCGAGGGCAGCACCGTGAGCGTGCCCCCGCAGGGCGGCCGCAAGCACCCCGAGCAGAAGCTGATCCAGGTGGACACGCGCAACATCCTGTTCATCTGCGGCGGGGCCTTCGACGGCATCGCCAAGATCATTGCGCGCCGCGTGAAGAGCAGCGCTGTGGGCTACAGCGTGAGCAAGGAGGGCCGCATCAACGATGAGAACCTGCTGCAGTACGTGAGCCCCACCGACCTGCGGACCTACGGGCTCATCCCCGAGCTCATCGGGCGCTTCCCGGTGCTCACCTACCTCGATCCGCTCGACCGGGAGAGCCTGCGCCGCATCCTCACCGAGCCGAAGAACGCGCTGATCAAGCAGTACGTGAAGCTCTTCGACATGGACAAGGTGAAGCTAACCTTCGACAAGAAGGTGCTCGATTTCATCGTGGACAAGGCATTCGAGTACAAGCTCGGCGCCCGGGGCCTGCGCTCCATCTGCGAGGCGATCATGACCGATGCCATGTTCGAGATCCCCGGCGCCGCGGACCGGCCTTCGGAGCTGCGCGTCACCCTCAGCTACGCACGGGAGAAGTTCGAGCGTTCGCGACTGAGCAACCTCAAGGTGGCCTAGTCGCCCTCCGGTCCGCTAACTTCGGGGCCCCTCGCCCGGCACGTCGCCGGGGAGCTTAAACCTCCTGCCCTGATGATGAAGCATGCCATCCTTGCGGCGCTCGTTGCAGCGCCTTTGCTCACCACCGCTCAGAAACTGC
Protein-coding regions in this window:
- the clpX gene encoding ATP-dependent Clp protease ATP-binding subunit ClpX, whose amino-acid sequence is MEKKEIKCSFCGRDKQDTNVLIAGITGHICDGCITQAQNIISEELSQRSRTEMEGSLILQRPADIKRFLDEYVIGQDDAKKVLSVAVYNHYKRLLQKPAAGTDEVEIEKSNIILVGETGSGKTLLAKTIARMLNVPFAIADATVLTEAGYVGEDVESILSRLLQAADYDVSKAERGIVFIDEIDKISRKSDTPSITRDVSGEGVQQALLKLLEGSTVSVPPQGGRKHPEQKLIQVDTRNILFICGGAFDGIAKIIARRVKSSAVGYSVSKEGRINDENLLQYVSPTDLRTYGLIPELIGRFPVLTYLDPLDRESLRRILTEPKNALIKQYVKLFDMDKVKLTFDKKVLDFIVDKAFEYKLGARGLRSICEAIMTDAMFEIPGAADRPSELRVTLSYAREKFERSRLSNLKVA